atAATTCAACTGAAACAAAACTACGATGAAATGTGATTGGAAAACAGAAAAGCACATACTAAATCTGCAAATAGTCTTCGGCATGTTTACCCCCACTCTTAActtcagttttttttatttcttcttttaaaaaaaatgaattgacGAACCTGCAAACTCTGTGAAAATATAACATGTGGGCATAAGTGCAACAAGGCTATAAAATGCAATGTACCATTAAATGCGGTTATGTACTATTTTTGGTCAGTTATTCCTTCGCTCCTTTATACAATATGACTATGATAATGCTACAAAATACTTCCAACcatatacatgtatgtatagtatacattattaaaatgtgtttatgaatacatatatgtaattattaaaatgtgttggatatcaaaataataacactgaaaacaaaaaattaatattcagattatgtaattttattatgtaattttttaccgttgcataacattatgtaattatgtaaaattaagaataaaaatttaagggAATCGACTGACCTCTCTTGCCCCTATCAAGATCCGCCTCTGATTAAAGCATCTTATATAATTGTCAGAAATCTCgatttaaaaatgatattgttTAACAACAACAAGAGTTCATCAATTTAGCTAGAAAGTGCAGATGTAATTATAAAAACCAACAAACGTAAAGAGAGTTCAAATCAGTAAAAGGATTAGTTAGTTGcattatagaaaattaaacaGTAAACAATATGCATGTATATGAACAgcaaaattaacaaacaacaaGCCCTTAATTATTGTGCAAAATCACCAAAaatgtatttaattaattttaaatgatctGGAAGCATAGAACTGGATAATGTAGCTACTTGATAAATAATAGCGAGTACTCTACTCACGCGGCAAAGTGTGTCCAAGAGTACGGTAGCAGTGTAATTTGGCGTGGCTGAGAAGTTGGGGAGTATCTACTTTTCTTTGTCCGTATCTTTGTATCTTAAATGAACCAGACTAGTTCCCGGGTAGATGGTAGATTACTTTCAatttagggttaattatcaagttggtcactaaagtgggcttaatgtatcaagttggtcactgaactcaaaacggtatcaagacggtcacttcagtgaccaacttgataattaaccctttaaatttataaaattttttgaacatatttttatattggatttaataataattttctaattaatagttaaatatttaCTCCTTTTTCCTatccatttttttttaagattttcattttgagtAGTGTCTTCCAACTCTTTACATtctaaaatttttcaaaaataatgaagtttattaataataaaattaactaaatttattCTATACATTAAATATTGATGTGTCTCAtattttttctctcttttcttacTTTTCATTAGTAACTAACTTTATAGCCTGTGCGAGGCGCGAGGCACGTGCATattctaaatttataattaaaaacgaTATCTATTGTGCTATAAATATGAGTTTTtccaattaaataattattagtttataaCCCGTGTCATGCACGGGTGATTTGtaacatttaattaaatttaattgaaacaCAAACCAATCATACCGAccgaattatttaatattttggcttaattgataataaaaaatttgttacaacatattatatattaaggagACTCGTAGAATAGTATCGAACGGCTGATAAAACTCGACCTACCAatacaattattaatatttcagttttaatataaaattaacaataataatatatagtatagtatattataaataaaaagtagATATATGATATTACTTCTAAAGTAATAACATCGAGTAactaaaaataacattattaTTTAAGTTGAAACATATTATtggttgtatattaataattatatataataatattatctttctTATATGTATGTTGCATTTGTTATTCTTAGAAAATAGGTTTTTTAGTCATGAATCTgaaaaaaataatgtgttttagttaaaaaaaaggtAGTTGATATTTTGTCCAGTGTTATTTTTAGATTATGCAACCGCTAAGCAACCCtcgttaaaaaaattattggcCTCCCCTGAACGTGATTATGTCATTTCAAACAAAGGAAACAAGGTATGGCTTAGAAATTTGACTCcgtatttaatttaattatgagatTCATGTCGATGATGCAAAGAGGATTTATGATGAGCAGGAAAATCAGGAAGAAAGAAACCACAAAAAATAGTTAAACATGCTAATACAATAAAAGTTTCTACTATTATTTGCTCTTATGATTTTtcattgaaattttatattttttagttcGTAGATATAAACTTACTAAATTTAGAAAATGGTATAGGGAGATAACATAAAAAGCTGTTTATAGATGATTTGCACTTGAGGGCTGAAATAAATTCAGGGCTCGACAAATTAAACTGGCTGAAACCTGCACTAGTACAGAAAACACTTTATGCAATGCACCTTTAAGCGTCGCTCAAGAGAACACCGTCGCCTAAAGTCGGCAGCGTAGGTAACCAACGCTTATGCCCATGCCTATTCTGGACAAAGTGATGAACTTTTGTTGGTATCATTTTAGATGATTATGATTTTGGAGGTTCTTGTTCCTACTACAAAAAGTTTCCAGACTTGTTACACCAAGATGTTCACAAGACACTATGCCAGAATTATCTGCAATTCTTGGTTCTGTCTATCCAACTCCATTGCAGGTACTTCCTTCAGAACACCGAACACTGAAAAGTTTCTAAACATACGAAGCAGATTATATATAGAATGCTGTATAAGGATACAACATGTTACACTTTGACACACATAAATTGAAAAATCCATCTTGCAAATTTCAACTACCATATAGAAATCTGGATGAAATTTTCAGTATATGTATATACCATTATGCCACTTGTAATGTACACATCTGTACGGTGGCATTTCTTGAATTGTGACTCAAGTATGAAATAGTATTTACAACTGAAAAACGATGTGTCAACAATCAACACTAGCAGTGATAAACGGCCTGATTGGATCATTTGGTATTTCAAGCTCCCATTTTCTGCAAGTTCACGGGTTGGTCCTGCAGGGCGTGATTAGAAGCATTAGTTCAAGCCAATTCAGGCGTAATGCACGTGATTCACTCTTTTACCTACCTAAGCCACCGCAATCCTCTGCTGCGACATCAAAACCTAGAAAGAATATTCTTTAATGAGTTAGTGCTACTCGACAATAAAATAAAACGAATTGAAAGCATCAAAAGACAATCACACCAAAGCGATAATGATATTTTACTATTTCCATGAACCTTCAAAGATGcagaaaataatattagaaagtaTTTTAAACGTGAACAGATTTTTTGTAGACAGGGATTCAGAACATCACCTTTGTCTCTCTGCTTCATTATCAAATACTGCACGGTGTACACGTTAGGTATCAGTTTGATGAGATCAGCTGCTGCATCCTCAGTCCTTCCCCACTTTCAGTATGAACTACTGAAAAGGATCAGGGTCCTGCTGAATGATCTAAGTTAAGAATATATGTTTTCCTATTGAGATGGTAACATCAACAATTAGTAAATTATTATAGATTCAGAGCTATATGTAGTATCCACAATCACAACTTTAAATTCAAAGATCTTTAAAGGGATTTAGTATTCCCCAATTTATAGACAATGCTTCAAGTTCAGTGCAATTACCAATACTTGGAACTTCCTTCCATTGCAGATTGCAAATGGAATCTCTAAGAGTTTCAAGCTTTCTGTTACAACTTAAATCTAATCAACCTGGTTACTAGCAGGTCTGGACAAGAGAGTAATTTAGAAGCACCAAGTCCCTCTGCATTAAGCTTTTTTAGGGTTTAATGTTCCCCAAAGGCCAAGTGTATGGGCAATGCTTCCATCTTACGACAATCCATAAAACTTCCACTACAGCAACTGGCCTTTGGATTTTAGAAGACTCCTAAGCTTCACAAATCACACCACAATACGAATCCAAGGAATTAAACAAGCCTCGCCGTACTTCCAGTTAATATGTGGACCCCCTCAAGCTATCACGCCTATCAAGATCCAAAGTTTTCTTCATATAATATCAGTGTCAGACCTATGATGCAGTTATTATTGTTAAAAGAGCCTCCTATCTGAATAAGTTGCTTAAAGCAAAAATTTTGAGCAAGTTTTTATAACTGGTAAAATTGGGGTCAATGACAACAACTCAATATTTCTGTACTTACTATATGCTTTTTGATTACCTGTAGATTTTGCAGCAATAAATGTTGTCTACTCTTCGCAAGTTCCCTTCCGATCTCTTGTGTAAAACTATGCATCTGAAACTTGTTATTGGAGTCAATTGTTAGAAGACATCTTTCGACTAGAATTGGTATTCCAATTTCTGGAAAGAAATTACAAGATCTGAATATATGCACAGCCTGGTCCTTATCCTTTCcaatgaaaaataatacaatattaAGGAAAATTGCAATCACAGTCTCGTCCCCTAGTTCACCATCAATAAGTTTTTTGACTTCCCGTGTATCGTACTCTGGACCCCTTTCAAGTCGTTCAAGTATAGCTTTCCAGTGCTCACTAGTTTTACCAAACAAACTAGAACCCAAAACCTTGAGAGCTAATGGAAGACCACCAGTATAAGCTATAATACTTACTGACAATTGACTGAGACTTTTAGGCGGCATATCTTTTCTGAAGGCATGATAGCTAAAGAGTTCCAGTGATTCTTTTTGTCCCAATAATCTCACCATGGATATATCTACATTTGATATATAACCTTTTTATTGATCCAACATGTTCACATCtcttgttaaaataataattctgcTTCCAGCTGAAAAACTGTTGCACAGCTTTACTAGCAGCTGCAGTTCCGGATAGCTTGACTGCGACATATCATCCAAAACAATGAGAGTTTTTTTAGAAGAAAGGATATGTTTCAATGTTCTTAATCCACTTTCAACATCAGGGATCCTATAGTGCTTCCTTCAGAGAAGCTCAATCAAGGTTTTCTCAAGTAAAGCAAGTAGAGGACTACCTTCTTGAGGATGTAGTTCTACAATGTCAATGAAGCCGCTGATATTAAATTGGTTGGAATATTTGTTGTAAAAAGCTTTGGCAATAGTAATTTTCCCAATTCCACCCATCCCACAAATGCCAATGGCACAAACATCATTTGACTTCATTCTCAGTGTATGATATACATCTTCAACAGCAGAATCTATTCCAACTAAATATCCTTGCTGTAAAACATTTGTAGTTACTTCTGCTTTCACATCCTCCACGATATCTTGTATAATGTCCAATTCATCCCTGTTAATTCTGATAATAAAACACTTTTGTTATTCTAAGGTTGTATATTTGTTGTTgagtatattttattacttGCACACTTTATTTGACCCATCAATTACCATTCATGTGTCCGAAAGTATGGAGatattgtatatttaattcTAGAAAAGTTAACAGCTTATGATTtagcaatttttttaaaaaaagaagcaGCTTATTGGTTTTATTTCTTTGtgatcatattattatgtacaGTGAGGTTTCAATTACAATCCTTTTTCTTTAAAATCAAgtcaaaatgaaaaaatataaataattggtCACAACTAAAACAACCAACAACTATTATTGCGAGTAGGCATGTAGGTTTTCATAGAAGATTGTTTACTTTGtatctttttctcctttttaCTTGATGtgccaaaaataatgattttaatcgcaagtgcacgatcccgttttagtaatataagattcgatccacaaggactaaaattattttcgcaaaaacttaatttttaacttaatcgaattagacaaattaattttggaggatatgtttattaaaattaaaaactaagaaAAGTTTGTAAGTAAACTAATTAAATATCGAAATTATATTAGTGAAACAAATCATTAATTAAGAAGctaataagaaaaataagaaactaaataaaataaaagaaaatataaagaaaagtgGGTCACAGTGGAATGGTCAGTACGTGAAAACGATACATAAACATTCTTAATGTTTCGAATTAACACAAAACTCGGGGACTGATTAATCGGCAAGACCCGAAAACTAGAGAAACAGTTCGTGTAAAAGCAAATCAAAAGAAACACAGGCCCTGCTAGTGGACCCGCGCGTGGTGTGCATATGAAAGAAAACTAAACAGAATCACATAAGCATTCGATATAAAACAGGGCCATTCCGCTAGTCTGTCACCGGAATTTATGGAGTTcgccggaatagcttaaatctcgccggaaaattggTTTGACCGGAAAATTAAGCCATTCCAACTATGACAAATAAAAGCCCACTAACTTCTAAACCAAATTTGATactaaattctacactaaatagcccctaaactacccatttcttgaccaaaacaagatccaaatcaaatcaaatcaactccaaactacaccaaatttcaaatctaccCTAAACATACTATTTctaacataaacccactaacctcatttcgaaatcacaaactaaaatttacaccaaaaagccccCAAAAATActaaaaccaagaacaagaacaataccaaatcctaccaaactaactccaaatcaaacaaaacttcaaaactagcttatctaccatgtatctaacaaaaccccatcaaactacaagctaaaatcaaaatatagaatactaaaccattgaacccactaataatatggagaattaaaaggggctcaatctaaatactaaaaaatgcaagcttaaaacatataattaggctcctttcaatccacaagtaattttgagtctcatgtggttagagaaagatttcatagcctagaagtaaaagtaaagagcaagatttaagaacacaaatgaatacttgtattgatataataaaagtgtttacaaatttagagggctactactag
This genomic window from Daucus carota subsp. sativus chromosome 7, DH1 v3.0, whole genome shotgun sequence contains:
- the LOC108194799 gene encoding disease resistance protein L6-like, giving the protein MVRLLGQKESLELFSYHAFRKDMPPKSLSQLSVSIIAYTGGLPLALKVLGSSLFGKTSEHWKAILERLERGPEYDTREVKKLIDGELGDETVIAIFLNIVLFFIGKDKDQAVHIFRSCNFFPEIGIPILVERCLLTIDSNNKFQMHSFTQEIGRELAKSRQHLLLQNLQEVYVSHPEKLVEIEGLETVL